In Candidatus Paceibacterota bacterium, one genomic interval encodes:
- a CDS encoding branched-chain amino acid ABC transporter permease produces the protein MEYLIHLGILFTIYAGLAMSLNLVVGYTGLLSVTQAAFYGIGAYTTAILMVDHGVNFFVSILVGMLISGLVALIIGWILSRFKDDYYALVSFGFNIIVFSIFLNWQSLTRGPLGIPGINKPALFGIDFSQNLNFLILIVVVMAAMYGVCAFIVHSSFGRVLKAIREDEKAISVFGYNTSVYKLVIFVISASLAAVCGSFFASYITFIDPSTFSLNESIFILAIIILGGLANLRGSLIGALFLILLPEILRFVGFPTDVAAQMRQVVYGLILVLLMLYRPQGVVGEYKL, from the coding sequence ATGGAATATTTAATCCACTTAGGCATCCTTTTCACCATCTACGCAGGCTTGGCCATGAGTCTCAACCTCGTGGTCGGATACACCGGACTTTTGTCCGTGACCCAGGCGGCCTTTTATGGCATCGGGGCGTACACTACAGCCATTTTAATGGTGGATCACGGCGTCAACTTTTTTGTTTCGATTTTGGTGGGCATGCTTATCTCTGGTCTCGTGGCGTTGATTATCGGCTGGATTTTGAGCCGATTTAAAGATGACTATTATGCGTTGGTTTCCTTTGGTTTTAATATTATAGTCTTTAGTATCTTTTTAAACTGGCAAAGTCTGACGCGGGGGCCTCTCGGTATTCCGGGGATCAATAAGCCAGCGCTTTTCGGGATAGATTTTTCGCAAAATCTTAATTTTTTGATTTTGATTGTCGTCGTCATGGCCGCGATGTATGGTGTCTGTGCTTTTATCGTCCATTCTTCTTTTGGTCGGGTGCTCAAAGCTATTCGTGAAGATGAAAAAGCCATCAGTGTTTTTGGCTACAATACTTCTGTCTACAAGCTGGTCATCTTTGTCATCTCGGCTAGTCTAGCGGCGGTGTGCGGATCCTTTTTTGCCAGCTATATTACTTTTATTGACCCTTCGACTTTTAGTCTAAACGAGTCCATTTTTATTTTGGCTATCATCATCCTCGGCGGTCTCGCCAATCTGCGCGGTTCATTGATTGGAGCGCTATTTTTGATTTTGTTGCCGGAGATCTTGCGTTTTGTCGGCTTTCCTACTGATGTGGCCGCTCAAATGCGCCAGGTGGTGTATGGACTTATTCTTGTGTTGCTAATGTTGTATAGGCCGCAAGGGGTGGTGGGAGAGTACAAATTATAA